From Granulicella sp. WH15, the proteins below share one genomic window:
- a CDS encoding DsbA family protein → MTTMTSNFSFAFRRPILLCVPLLIAIGTYLQLHWLHIGACSEISREDESYIRKYVGSEFGLRLNQLQIQIGKTLPGSCMRQIVFSSPAWTAERHFILSENKRYLFSRVSDLSQPAKSRVAPSPQPMSVVPMQELLNGNPPSVGPLDAPITLIEFSDFQCPFCERFAQTVRKTLATSSRYKVRLVFREFPLPIHNQARLDSALALCVHRQNNQEFWALHDYFFDIALTGQSHPTVSDAENFLAKRHKVDLVRVKTCVDTHQSDAEIDADIRLANSLNITGTPTFFINSTRNVGAIKQPQLEILLEDAISKTRSDNAVLKPPT, encoded by the coding sequence ATGACAACAATGACATCTAACTTCAGCTTTGCTTTTCGCCGACCAATACTGCTTTGTGTGCCGCTTCTAATTGCTATTGGTACCTATTTGCAGTTGCATTGGTTACATATTGGTGCTTGCTCAGAGATATCACGCGAAGATGAGAGCTACATACGAAAGTATGTGGGATCTGAGTTTGGTCTGAGACTAAATCAGCTCCAGATTCAAATTGGAAAAACTCTGCCTGGCTCGTGTATGCGGCAAATAGTTTTTTCGTCACCAGCTTGGACGGCAGAACGACATTTTATTCTCTCCGAAAATAAGCGTTACCTGTTTTCACGGGTAAGTGATCTAAGCCAACCGGCCAAATCTCGAGTTGCACCTTCTCCCCAACCGATGTCTGTTGTGCCAATGCAGGAGCTACTTAACGGTAATCCACCTTCAGTTGGACCCCTCGACGCACCAATTACGCTAATCGAGTTCTCTGATTTTCAGTGCCCGTTTTGCGAACGTTTTGCCCAAACCGTTAGAAAAACTCTGGCAACTAGTTCCAGATACAAAGTTCGTTTAGTTTTCCGGGAATTTCCACTTCCAATTCATAATCAGGCTAGGCTTGATTCAGCGCTTGCCCTTTGTGTCCATCGACAGAATAATCAAGAATTTTGGGCTTTACACGACTATTTCTTTGATATTGCCCTTACAGGACAGAGTCACCCGACAGTCTCAGACGCTGAGAACTTCCTAGCAAAACGACATAAGGTGGATCTAGTACGTGTCAAAACTTGTGTTGATACCCATCAAAGCGATGCGGAAATTGATGCTGATATCAGGTTGGCAAATTCTCTAAATATTACGGGAACTCCTACCTTTTTCATTAATAGTACAAGGAATGTAGGAGCAATAAAGCAGCCTCAGCTCGAAATACTCTTGGAGGATGCAATTAGTAAAACCAGATCAGATAATGCGGTACTGAAACCGCCCACATAA